From Methylobacterium radiodurans, a single genomic window includes:
- a CDS encoding flavin-containing monooxygenase, translating into MAVEVTDTLVVGAGQSGIAMSEHLTALKIPHIVLERSRIAENWSSMRWDSLVANGPAWHDRFPNLTFEDVHPDTFPTKDRVAKYFNDYAAMIKAPIRTGVEVRHVKHNQGRPGYTVTTSDGIFEARRVVAATGPFQVASFPNIVPADAAIDQLHSSNYKNPGQLADGAVLVVGCGASGSQIAEELCKAGRQVYLSVGEHYRPPRAYRQRDYCWWLGALGLWDEVKSKRKKRHVAFAVSGYEGGRTVDFRRLAHMGVTLVGVTRDYANGTLHFADDLVRNIAEGDEAYFDVLRDADAYIARKGLDLPPEPEAWHRYEDPDCLKEPILSLDLGKAGIGTILWATGFKYDFSWLDVDAFDEQGLPLHKRGVSAENGIYFLGLPDLTNRASAFIYGCWQDAKHIADHIVIQRNYDAYTRA; encoded by the coding sequence ATGGCAGTCGAGGTCACCGATACCCTGGTCGTGGGAGCGGGCCAGTCAGGTATTGCGATGAGCGAGCACCTCACCGCACTCAAGATCCCGCACATCGTCCTGGAGCGCAGCCGCATCGCGGAGAACTGGAGTTCGATGCGCTGGGACTCGCTCGTCGCCAACGGGCCGGCCTGGCACGACCGCTTCCCGAACCTGACGTTCGAGGACGTGCATCCGGACACCTTCCCGACCAAGGATCGCGTCGCCAAGTATTTCAATGACTACGCCGCGATGATCAAGGCGCCGATCCGCACGGGGGTCGAGGTCAGGCACGTCAAGCACAACCAGGGGCGCCCCGGATACACGGTGACGACATCAGACGGCATCTTCGAGGCCCGCCGCGTCGTCGCGGCGACGGGGCCGTTCCAGGTGGCGTCGTTCCCGAACATCGTCCCGGCCGATGCAGCGATCGATCAGCTGCACTCGTCCAACTACAAGAACCCCGGACAGCTGGCCGACGGCGCCGTGCTGGTCGTCGGATGCGGCGCCTCGGGCTCGCAGATCGCCGAGGAGCTCTGCAAGGCCGGACGGCAGGTCTACCTGTCGGTCGGCGAGCACTACCGCCCGCCGCGGGCCTATCGCCAGCGCGACTATTGCTGGTGGCTCGGCGCGCTCGGCCTGTGGGACGAGGTCAAGTCGAAGCGCAAGAAGCGGCACGTCGCCTTCGCGGTGAGCGGCTACGAGGGCGGGCGGACCGTCGATTTCCGGCGGCTCGCACATATGGGCGTCACGCTGGTCGGCGTGACCCGTGACTACGCGAACGGCACGCTCCACTTCGCGGACGACCTCGTGCGGAACATCGCCGAGGGCGACGAGGCCTATTTCGACGTCCTGCGGGACGCCGACGCCTATATCGCGCGCAAGGGCCTGGACCTGCCGCCCGAGCCCGAGGCGTGGCACCGCTACGAGGATCCGGACTGCCTCAAGGAGCCGATCCTCAGCCTCGACCTGGGCAAGGCCGGCATCGGCACCATCCTGTGGGCGACCGGCTTCAAGTACGACTTCAGCTGGCTCGACGTCGACGCGTTCGACGAGCAGGGCCTGCCCCTGCACAAGCGCGGCGTCTCGGCGGAGAACGGCATCTACTTCCTCGGCCTGCCCGATCTGACGAACCGGGCCTCCGCCTTCATCTACGGCTGCTGGCAGGATGCCAAGCACATCGCCGACCACATCGTGATCCAGCGCAACTACGACGCCTATACCCGGGCCTGA
- a CDS encoding DUF1028 domain-containing protein, translating to MTFSIVARCAATGMFGVAVSSSSPAVAARCAHARAGVGAVASQNVTDPGLGRRALDLMALGADAAEAVAVLRRTGGPMDYRQVLAVDAAGGTAIHSGPRALGTWAEARDRDVACGGNLLADARVPGAMVEAFLGASGHLGDRLLVAMRAALAAGGEAGPVHSAGLMLVREVAWPVADLRVDWTEDCPIAGLAALWDLYRPQLDAYVTRALDPVAAPSYGVPGDL from the coding sequence ATGACCTTCTCGATCGTGGCGCGCTGCGCGGCGACCGGCATGTTCGGCGTCGCCGTCTCGTCCTCCTCGCCCGCCGTCGCGGCGCGCTGCGCCCATGCCCGCGCGGGGGTCGGCGCGGTCGCGAGCCAGAACGTGACTGACCCGGGCCTCGGGCGCCGGGCCCTCGACCTGATGGCGCTCGGCGCCGACGCCGCCGAGGCCGTCGCCGTGCTGCGGCGGACCGGCGGTCCGATGGACTATCGCCAGGTCCTCGCGGTGGACGCGGCCGGCGGCACGGCGATCCATTCCGGCCCCAGGGCGCTCGGGACCTGGGCCGAGGCGCGCGACCGGGACGTCGCCTGCGGCGGCAACCTGCTCGCCGACGCGCGCGTGCCCGGGGCCATGGTCGAGGCCTTCCTCGGCGCGTCCGGGCATCTGGGCGACCGCCTGCTCGTCGCGATGCGGGCGGCGCTCGCGGCCGGCGGTGAGGCCGGCCCGGTGCACTCGGCCGGGCTCATGCTGGTGCGCGAGGTCGCCTGGCCCGTCGCGGACCTGCGCGTCGACTGGACCGAGGATTGCCCGATCGCGGGCCTTGCCGCGCTGTGGGACCTCTACCGGCCGCAGCTCGACGCCTACGTCACCCGCGCCCTCGACCCGGTCGCCGCGCCGAGCTACGGAGTGCCGGGCGACCTATGA
- a CDS encoding ABC transporter permease: MTPAIRRRPFLPLFVTPAVLVAAAIVAAMVAILRYSLHAYVPGSLDVGGLTLENFTDLGRPIVLRALRDTVLICFETALITLVVGYPVAYALVRTRSVLLKSVILVTAVTPLFLGEVVRTYAWTVVLGNSGFVNATLRQFGLIERPIQLMFTELGVIIALVHVTLPVMVIMLAAALAHIDRDYERAAQSLGAGPVRAFLTVTLPLSMPGVVAGFTTAFAWTFSAFATPQVIGGGKVGVVSTLVYQLGLSSFNFPVAASLSLAGLVLALGTMWLVRRAARPLEALGGH; this comes from the coding sequence ATGACACCCGCGATTCGCCGCCGGCCCTTCCTGCCCCTGTTCGTGACGCCGGCGGTGCTCGTCGCCGCCGCGATCGTCGCCGCCATGGTGGCGATCCTGCGCTACAGCCTGCACGCCTACGTGCCGGGCTCCCTCGACGTCGGCGGGCTCACGCTGGAGAACTTCACCGATCTCGGCCGCCCGATCGTGCTGCGGGCGCTGCGCGACACGGTGCTGATCTGCTTCGAGACGGCGCTGATCACCCTGGTCGTGGGCTACCCCGTCGCCTACGCCCTGGTGCGCACCCGCTCGGTGCTGCTGAAATCCGTCATCCTGGTCACCGCGGTGACGCCGCTCTTCCTCGGCGAGGTGGTGCGCACCTATGCCTGGACGGTGGTGCTCGGCAATTCCGGCTTCGTGAACGCGACGCTCCGCCAGTTCGGGCTGATCGAGCGGCCGATCCAGCTCATGTTCACCGAACTCGGGGTGATCATCGCCCTCGTCCACGTGACGCTGCCCGTGATGGTGATCATGCTGGCAGCCGCCCTCGCCCATATCGACCGCGACTACGAGCGGGCGGCGCAGAGCCTCGGCGCCGGGCCGGTGCGCGCCTTCCTCACGGTGACGCTGCCGCTCTCGATGCCCGGCGTGGTGGCGGGCTTCACCACCGCCTTCGCCTGGACCTTCAGCGCCTTCGCGACGCCCCAGGTGATCGGCGGCGGCAAGGTCGGGGTGGTCTCGACGCTGGTCTACCAGCTCGGCCTGTCCTCGTTCAATTTCCCGGTCGCGGCTTCCTTAAGCCTCGCCGGCCTCGTCCTGGCGCTCGGCACGATGTGGCTCGTGCGACGCGCCGCCCGCCCGCTCGAAGCGCTCGGAGGCCATTGA
- a CDS encoding RidA family protein, which yields MTVHKRIRPFNTRDTYPEQQLDNDLCQTVVARGQMVFVRGQIGQDLDSSESVAIGDAAGQAEKAMANIAMLLEEAGSRLEHICKITIYLVDPRYREPVYRTVGRWLKGVHPVSTGIVVSALARPEWLVEIDAIAVIPEAA from the coding sequence ATGACCGTCCACAAGCGGATCCGTCCCTTCAACACCCGCGACACCTATCCGGAGCAGCAGCTCGACAACGACCTCTGCCAGACCGTGGTGGCCCGCGGGCAGATGGTCTTCGTGCGCGGGCAGATCGGCCAGGACCTCGACAGCTCCGAGAGCGTCGCGATCGGCGACGCCGCCGGTCAGGCCGAGAAGGCGATGGCCAATATCGCGATGCTGCTCGAAGAGGCCGGCTCGCGGCTCGAGCACATCTGCAAGATCACGATCTACCTCGTCGATCCGCGCTACCGCGAGCCGGTCTACCGCACGGTCGGCCGCTGGCTGAAGGGCGTCCATCCGGTCTCGACCGGGATCGTGGTCTCCGCGCTCGCCCGGCCCGAATGGCTCGTCGAGATCGACGCCATCGCGGTGATCCCGGAGGCGGCATGA
- a CDS encoding ABC transporter substrate-binding protein, whose protein sequence is MIRLLTPLIAASVLVASIIPGQAAEKLVVSTWGGSFRDLIDEAIAAKFKAETGVEVEYITGGTIDRLNKAKLAKGSPESDVTFTTAHVGWLYVNDGLFETLDLAKIPNSQNLVEQAKVSPAHLGTWGYVYTIGYRADLAPKGMTFGSWADLWDPKLKNSLAAPDFDPSHIIAVSALLSGGDPATWEKGQAKLEALKPNFRAFYTNDANSQQLIASGETPVQVVLTMNAYYMKGQDVPITVVIPKEGGVLGIDTVAINKGSKKADLAYKFINIALDPEVQAKIAQLKKGSPTVTNAKVDPETAKLPGVFTTAEQWKTQAINIDPKLRAEKTALWRKWFAENIMAR, encoded by the coding sequence GTGATCCGCCTTCTGACACCGCTCATCGCCGCCTCCGTCCTGGTCGCATCGATCATCCCGGGGCAGGCGGCCGAGAAGCTCGTCGTCAGCACTTGGGGCGGCAGCTTCCGCGACCTGATCGACGAGGCTATCGCCGCAAAGTTCAAGGCGGAGACCGGCGTCGAGGTCGAGTACATCACCGGCGGCACCATCGACCGGCTCAACAAGGCCAAGCTCGCCAAGGGCTCCCCTGAGAGCGACGTGACCTTCACGACCGCCCATGTCGGCTGGCTCTACGTCAACGACGGCCTCTTCGAGACGCTCGACCTCGCCAAGATCCCGAATTCCCAGAACCTCGTCGAGCAGGCAAAGGTCAGCCCCGCCCATCTCGGCACCTGGGGCTACGTCTACACGATCGGCTATCGCGCCGACCTCGCCCCCAAGGGCATGACCTTCGGCTCCTGGGCCGACCTCTGGGATCCGAAGCTGAAGAACAGCCTCGCCGCGCCCGATTTCGACCCGAGCCACATCATCGCGGTCTCGGCGCTGCTCTCGGGCGGCGACCCGGCCACCTGGGAGAAGGGGCAGGCCAAGCTCGAGGCGCTCAAGCCCAACTTCCGGGCCTTCTACACCAACGACGCCAACAGCCAGCAGCTCATCGCCTCCGGCGAGACCCCCGTCCAGGTCGTGCTGACCATGAACGCCTACTACATGAAGGGCCAGGACGTGCCGATCACCGTGGTGATCCCGAAGGAGGGCGGCGTGCTCGGCATCGACACGGTCGCGATCAACAAGGGCTCGAAGAAGGCCGATCTCGCCTACAAGTTCATCAACATCGCCCTCGATCCCGAAGTGCAGGCCAAGATCGCGCAGCTCAAGAAGGGCAGCCCCACCGTCACCAACGCGAAGGTCGATCCCGAGACCGCCAAGCTCCCGGGCGTGTTCACCACCGCCGAGCAGTGGAAGACCCAGGCCATCAACATCGACCCGAAGCTCAGGGCCGAGAAGACGGCGCTCTGGCGCAAGTGGTTCGCCGAGAACATCATGGCGCGCTGA
- a CDS encoding LysR family transcriptional regulator gives MRFTLRQLEYFIAAGQTGSITLASERIHISQPSISTAIAHLERELSVQLFVRHHAQGLTLTPIGREVLREAKALVEQAEGLYTLASEAGGQVRGPLSLGCMVTLAPMLVPELAHAFTTAYPATQIRYVEGDQEQLITGLRRSETEVALTYDLHVPDDIHFTPLVDLPPHVLVAEGHPLAGEAAVAMADIVDEPMILLDLPLSREYFLALFMAEGLQPKIAARSAHQEVVRTMVANGHGYTLFNVRPRSDLALDGKRLKRVRLAGTHRPMRIGLARLKQLNRSRLVEAFETHCRAFISDAYIPGMVAPAIERRVPR, from the coding sequence ATGCGGTTCACCCTGCGCCAACTCGAATACTTCATCGCCGCCGGCCAGACCGGCAGCATCACGCTCGCCTCCGAGCGCATCCACATCTCCCAGCCCTCGATCTCGACGGCCATCGCGCACCTGGAGCGGGAACTCTCCGTGCAGCTCTTCGTCCGCCACCACGCGCAGGGGCTCACGCTGACGCCGATCGGCCGCGAGGTGCTGCGCGAGGCCAAGGCCCTCGTGGAGCAGGCCGAAGGGCTCTACACCCTGGCCTCCGAGGCCGGGGGACAGGTGCGGGGCCCCCTCTCGCTCGGCTGCATGGTGACGCTCGCGCCGATGCTCGTGCCCGAACTCGCCCACGCCTTCACCACCGCCTATCCCGCCACGCAGATCCGTTATGTCGAGGGCGACCAGGAACAGCTCATCACGGGCCTGCGCCGCTCGGAGACCGAGGTCGCGCTGACGTACGACCTGCACGTGCCGGACGACATCCATTTCACCCCGCTCGTCGACCTGCCGCCGCACGTCCTGGTGGCCGAGGGGCATCCGCTCGCCGGGGAGGCGGCGGTCGCGATGGCCGACATCGTGGACGAGCCGATGATCCTGCTCGACCTGCCGCTGAGCCGCGAATACTTCCTCGCCCTCTTCATGGCCGAGGGCCTGCAGCCGAAGATCGCCGCGCGCTCCGCCCACCAGGAGGTGGTGCGCACGATGGTGGCCAACGGCCACGGCTACACCCTGTTCAACGTGCGCCCGCGCTCCGACCTCGCGCTCGACGGGAAGCGGCTGAAGCGGGTGCGGCTCGCGGGCACGCACCGCCCGATGCGCATCGGCCTCGCGCGCCTGAAGCAGCTCAACCGCTCGCGCCTCGTGGAGGCCTTCGAGACGCACTGCCGGGCCTTCATCTCCGACGCCTACATCCCCGGCATGGTCGCGCCCGCCATCGAGCGGCGGGTGCCGCGTTGA
- the argE gene encoding acetylornithine deacetylase, producing the protein MVTPVTAPGSLGMSLVETLDRLVAFESVSASSNLALVDYVEALARASGAEIDRVPSETGEKAALWITLGPRDVPGYVLSGHSDVVPVAGQAWSSDPFRLTERDGRLYGRGTSDMKGFVAVCLALMPEMAAAGLARPIHIALSYDEEVGCLGVRPLIARMRARGPRPLGCFVGEPTEMGVVVGHKGKSAARLTFRGRACHSAMAPQGINAVEYAARFIDHVRLSAEGLARDGARDPLYDVPHTTGLCSVVRGGTALNIVPDACTVEFEYRAIAADDAGALAGAAIAYATEVLGAEMAARDPACGVAVEPLVDYPGLEIDPRADLALLAKRLAGRDHHAKVSYGTEAGLFQALGDVPAVVIGPGAMARAHKADEYVTRDELESCAAFVRRLIDVSR; encoded by the coding sequence ATGGTCACCCCTGTCACGGCACCCGGATCGCTCGGCATGTCCCTCGTCGAGACGCTGGACAGGCTCGTCGCCTTCGAGTCCGTCAGCGCCAGCAGCAACCTCGCGCTCGTCGACTACGTCGAGGCGCTCGCCCGGGCGAGCGGGGCCGAGATCGACCGGGTGCCCTCGGAGACGGGCGAGAAGGCCGCGCTCTGGATCACGCTCGGCCCGCGGGACGTGCCGGGCTACGTGCTCTCCGGGCACAGCGACGTCGTACCGGTGGCGGGGCAAGCCTGGTCGAGCGACCCGTTCCGGCTGACCGAGCGCGACGGGCGCCTGTACGGGCGCGGCACCTCGGACATGAAGGGCTTCGTTGCGGTCTGCCTGGCCCTGATGCCCGAGATGGCGGCGGCGGGGCTCGCGCGCCCGATCCACATCGCCCTCTCGTACGACGAGGAGGTCGGCTGCCTCGGCGTTCGCCCGCTGATCGCGCGGATGCGCGCGCGGGGCCCGCGTCCGCTGGGCTGCTTCGTGGGCGAGCCGACCGAGATGGGTGTCGTGGTCGGCCACAAGGGCAAGAGCGCGGCTCGGCTCACCTTTCGCGGACGGGCCTGCCACTCGGCGATGGCGCCGCAGGGGATCAACGCCGTCGAGTACGCCGCCCGCTTCATCGACCATGTTCGCCTGAGCGCCGAGGGGCTCGCCCGCGACGGTGCCCGCGACCCGCTCTACGACGTGCCCCACACCACCGGGCTCTGCAGCGTTGTCCGCGGCGGCACCGCGCTCAACATCGTGCCCGACGCCTGCACGGTCGAGTTCGAGTATCGCGCCATCGCGGCCGACGATGCCGGGGCGCTCGCCGGGGCCGCGATCGCCTACGCGACCGAGGTGCTGGGCGCCGAGATGGCGGCGCGCGATCCCGCCTGCGGCGTCGCGGTCGAGCCGCTCGTCGATTATCCGGGGCTCGAGATCGACCCGCGGGCGGATCTGGCGCTCCTGGCCAAGCGGCTCGCCGGCCGCGACCACCACGCCAAGGTGTCCTACGGGACCGAGGCGGGCCTGTTCCAGGCACTGGGCGACGTCCCGGCCGTGGTGATCGGCCCGGGCGCGATGGCGCGCGCCCACAAGGCCGACGAGTACGTCACGCGGGACGAGCTGGAGAGCTGCGCCGCCTTCGTCCGGAGGCTGATCGACGTATCGCGCTGA
- a CDS encoding 2-hydroxyacid dehydrogenase: protein MTETLVFASAVDPVEPWRAALEALLPDVRVRTPDEIGPGDDVRYALVWKPPVGFFARHPGLRLVTILGAGADALVGRDDLPDVPVARLSDPEMARMMTHYVLFAVLRYARDIPAFEAAQRAGRWHYVHPREAREIRVGVLGLGELGGAAALELARQGFSVAGWSRTPKALPGIACHAGPDALIPFLARSEILVVMLPLTPETRRLIGADAIAALPRGAKLVNVSRGAVIDEAALVAALASGHLGGATLDVFETEPLAEGHPLWTMENVLVTPHLASVAIPASAARQIAENIRRVRAGQPPEHRVDLARGY, encoded by the coding sequence GTGACCGAGACCCTCGTCTTCGCCAGCGCCGTCGATCCGGTCGAGCCCTGGCGCGCGGCGCTGGAGGCGCTGCTGCCGGACGTGCGTGTCCGGACGCCGGACGAGATCGGGCCGGGGGACGACGTCCGCTACGCGCTGGTCTGGAAGCCGCCGGTGGGCTTCTTCGCGCGGCATCCAGGCCTGCGGCTCGTCACCATCCTGGGGGCGGGCGCCGACGCCCTCGTCGGCCGGGACGACCTGCCCGACGTGCCGGTCGCGCGCCTGTCCGATCCCGAGATGGCCAGGATGATGACGCACTACGTGCTGTTCGCGGTGCTGCGCTACGCCCGCGACATCCCGGCCTTCGAGGCGGCCCAGCGCGCCGGCCGCTGGCACTACGTCCACCCGCGCGAGGCCCGGGAGATCCGGGTCGGCGTGCTGGGTCTGGGCGAACTCGGCGGCGCGGCGGCGCTCGAACTCGCCCGCCAGGGCTTCTCCGTCGCGGGCTGGTCGCGCACGCCGAAGGCGCTCCCCGGCATCGCGTGCCACGCGGGTCCCGACGCGCTGATCCCGTTCCTCGCGCGGAGCGAGATCCTGGTGGTGATGCTGCCGCTGACGCCCGAGACGCGGCGCCTGATCGGCGCGGACGCGATCGCCGCGCTCCCGCGGGGCGCCAAGCTCGTCAACGTCTCGCGCGGTGCGGTGATCGACGAGGCGGCCCTCGTGGCGGCCCTGGCCTCCGGCCATCTCGGGGGCGCGACGCTCGACGTGTTCGAGACCGAGCCGCTCGCGGAGGGTCACCCGCTCTGGACGATGGAGAACGTCCTCGTCACGCCGCACCTCGCCTCGGTGGCGATCCCCGCCTCCGCGGCCCGGCAGATCGCCGAGAACATCCGGCGGGTGCGCGCAGGGCAGCCGCCGGAGCACCGCGTGGACCTGGCGCGAGGGTACTGA
- a CDS encoding ABC transporter permease, with protein sequence MRRGLSTRLLGISGKVLVGLILAFIVLPALVVTLAAFNDRAILSFPPAKYSTRWFTRALTYRDFQTGLWNSLVVTAWASTIALGVGTGFAIALKRYSFRLKAALEGVLLSPLIVPHFTIGLGLLVLATGIGAARGFSVVVLTHVVVVLPFVIRSVYISLQNIDERLELAAASLGARPGRVLSTITLPLLAPGLVSGWLFAAILSFNEFTASLFVTGQATQTLPVAMYGYVREFADPTLAAVSVIYIAVTALALTVANTFLGLGKVLNVEQGR encoded by the coding sequence ATGCGCCGCGGCCTCTCCACACGTCTCCTGGGGATTTCCGGCAAGGTCCTCGTCGGGCTGATCCTCGCCTTCATCGTGCTGCCGGCCCTCGTGGTCACGCTGGCCGCCTTCAACGACCGGGCGATCCTGAGCTTCCCGCCTGCCAAGTACTCCACGCGCTGGTTCACCCGTGCCCTGACCTACCGGGACTTCCAGACGGGCCTGTGGAACAGCCTCGTGGTCACCGCCTGGGCCTCCACGATCGCGCTCGGCGTGGGCACCGGCTTCGCCATCGCGCTGAAGCGGTACAGTTTCCGCCTCAAGGCGGCGCTGGAGGGCGTGCTGCTCTCGCCCCTGATCGTGCCGCACTTCACCATCGGCCTCGGCCTGCTGGTGCTCGCTACCGGCATCGGCGCGGCGCGGGGCTTCTCCGTCGTGGTCCTCACCCACGTCGTGGTGGTGCTGCCCTTCGTGATCCGCTCGGTCTACATCTCGCTGCAGAACATCGACGAGCGGCTGGAGCTGGCCGCCGCCAGCCTCGGTGCCCGGCCGGGCCGCGTGCTCTCCACCATCACCCTGCCGCTGCTGGCGCCCGGCCTCGTCAGCGGCTGGCTGTTCGCCGCGATCCTCTCCTTCAACGAGTTCACCGCCTCGCTCTTCGTGACGGGGCAGGCGACCCAGACCCTGCCGGTGGCGATGTACGGCTACGTCCGCGAGTTCGCGGACCCGACGCTCGCGGCCGTCTCGGTCATCTACATCGCGGTGACGGCGCTCGCGCTGACCGTCGCCAACACGTTTCTCGGGCTCGGCAAGGTGTTGAATGTTGAGCAAGGCCGTTGA
- a CDS encoding ABC transporter ATP-binding protein, giving the protein MLSKAVDLSPPASLPGAAVIPRPAPAVRLDGVVKRFGSVTALEETWLQVEQGEFLTLLGPSGCGKTTLLNLMAGFLEADAGEIFIGGDLVTATPPYEREIGIVFQNYALFPHMSVAKNVGYGLRMRGVPKREIAERVAEALALVKLSGLADRSPRQLSGGQQQRVALARALVIRPKVLLLDEPFSALDKNLRGAMQVELKEIQRRLGVTTVFVTHDQGEALSMSDRIVVMSAGRVRQVGTPDQVYRHPQDRFVAGFIGDVNLLPGRLESRAGERATVAVGGLRREVEAGALGACAAGAAVDVFVRPDHLGVRPAGEAGTLPARVAALVYQGSHIDLHADLESDTVGGGRVVVRMPGHGALATYAPGTPVGLLVPQAGLVAFPPEP; this is encoded by the coding sequence ATGTTGAGCAAGGCCGTTGATCTCTCCCCGCCCGCGAGCCTGCCCGGCGCCGCCGTGATCCCCCGCCCCGCCCCGGCGGTCCGCCTCGACGGGGTGGTGAAGCGCTTCGGCTCGGTCACCGCGCTCGAAGAGACCTGGCTTCAGGTGGAGCAGGGCGAGTTCCTGACGCTGCTCGGACCCTCGGGCTGCGGCAAGACCACCCTGCTCAATCTGATGGCGGGCTTCCTGGAAGCTGATGCGGGCGAGATCTTCATCGGCGGCGACCTCGTCACCGCCACCCCGCCCTACGAGCGCGAGATCGGCATCGTCTTCCAGAACTACGCCCTGTTCCCCCACATGAGCGTGGCCAAGAACGTCGGCTACGGCCTGCGCATGCGGGGCGTCCCGAAGCGCGAGATCGCCGAGCGGGTCGCGGAGGCGCTCGCCCTCGTGAAGCTCTCGGGCCTCGCGGACCGCTCGCCCCGCCAGCTCTCCGGCGGCCAGCAGCAGCGCGTGGCGCTCGCCCGCGCCCTCGTCATCCGCCCGAAGGTCCTGCTCCTCGACGAGCCGTTCTCGGCGCTCGACAAGAACCTGCGCGGGGCGATGCAGGTCGAGCTGAAGGAGATCCAGCGCCGGCTCGGGGTGACGACGGTCTTCGTCACGCACGACCAGGGCGAGGCGCTCAGCATGTCGGACCGCATCGTCGTGATGTCGGCCGGCCGTGTCCGTCAGGTCGGCACGCCGGACCAGGTCTACCGGCACCCGCAGGACCGCTTCGTGGCAGGGTTCATCGGCGACGTGAACCTCCTGCCCGGCCGTCTCGAATCCCGTGCGGGCGAGCGCGCCACGGTCGCGGTCGGCGGCCTCCGCCGCGAGGTCGAGGCCGGCGCGCTGGGCGCTTGCGCGGCCGGTGCCGCGGTCGACGTGTTCGTGCGGCCGGATCACCTCGGCGTGCGCCCCGCGGGCGAGGCCGGGACCCTGCCGGCCCGGGTCGCGGCCCTCGTCTACCAGGGCTCGCACATCGACCTGCACGCCGACCTCGAATCCGATACGGTCGGGGGCGGGCGCGTGGTGGTGCGGATGCCGGGGCACGGGGCGCTCGCCACCTACGCCCCCGGGACCCCGGTGGGCCTGCTCGTGCCGCAGGCGGGCCTCGTCGCCTTCCCGCCCGAGCCGTGA
- a CDS encoding type II 3-dehydroquinate dehydratase: MTAPIPILFLNGPNANLYGLDPSGTYGSESFPALKARCERHAGSVGVALDFRQSNHEGVLVDWIQEGRGTAAGLAINAAGLTYTSVAILDALQAFPGPIVEVHMSNIWKREPFRHHSYVSRAATGVVAGLGGLGYELAITALATLAREARA; the protein is encoded by the coding sequence ATGACCGCGCCGATCCCGATCCTCTTCCTGAACGGCCCGAACGCCAACCTGTACGGGCTCGACCCGAGCGGAACCTATGGCAGCGAGAGCTTCCCCGCGCTCAAGGCGCGCTGCGAGCGGCACGCCGGATCCGTCGGCGTCGCTCTCGATTTTCGGCAGTCGAACCACGAGGGCGTGCTCGTGGACTGGATCCAGGAGGGGCGGGGAACGGCCGCGGGCCTGGCCATCAACGCGGCCGGGCTCACCTATACCTCCGTGGCGATCCTCGACGCGCTGCAGGCATTTCCCGGGCCCATCGTCGAGGTGCACATGAGCAACATCTGGAAGCGGGAGCCCTTCCGGCACCATTCCTACGTCTCGCGGGCGGCGACCGGCGTGGTCGCGGGGCTCGGCGGCCTCGGCTACGAACTTGCCATCACCGCGCTCGCCACCCTGGCGCGGGAGGCCCGCGCGTGA
- a CDS encoding glutathione S-transferase — protein MKLLYARTSPYVRKVLVVAHETGQAEAIAIVPVTATPTERNPETVGHNPLGKVPTLVLDDGSALFDSRMICEYLDARSAGPRLFPDGEARWDALARQALADGLLDAALLLRYERVLRPASARWDAWEAGQVAKIAGALDRIEATLAGPAGALDIGAVATACALGYLDFRFPDLGWRTGRPGAAAWYEAFGRRPSMQRTTPEE, from the coding sequence ATGAAGCTCCTCTACGCCCGGACCTCGCCCTACGTCCGCAAGGTCCTGGTCGTCGCCCACGAGACCGGGCAGGCCGAGGCGATCGCGATCGTTCCGGTCACGGCCACGCCCACCGAGCGCAATCCCGAGACGGTCGGCCACAACCCGCTCGGCAAGGTCCCGACCCTGGTGCTGGACGACGGGAGCGCCCTGTTCGACAGCCGGATGATCTGCGAGTACCTCGACGCGCGCTCGGCCGGCCCGCGCCTCTTCCCGGACGGGGAGGCCCGCTGGGACGCGCTCGCCCGCCAGGCGCTGGCCGACGGCCTGCTCGATGCCGCGCTGCTGCTGCGCTACGAGCGCGTGCTGCGCCCGGCCTCCGCGCGCTGGGACGCCTGGGAGGCGGGCCAGGTCGCGAAGATCGCCGGCGCCCTCGACCGGATCGAGGCGACGCTCGCCGGTCCTGCGGGCGCGCTCGATATCGGCGCCGTCGCCACGGCCTGCGCCCTCGGCTACCTCGATTTCCGCTTCCCCGACCTCGGCTGGCGTACCGGCCGGCCCGGGGCGGCAGCGTGGTACGAGGCGTTCGGCCGGCGCCCGTCGATGCAGCGCACGACGCCCGAGGAGTGA